One Impatiens glandulifera unplaced genomic scaffold, dImpGla2.1, whole genome shotgun sequence genomic window carries:
- the LOC124918028 gene encoding beta-amyrin 28-monooxygenase-like — MELSYYVYFLTIFVLTITLTLNFLFFRHPKSSSPTNLPPGKSGFPVIGETFQYLASGWRGHPESFIYDRIRNYSSYIFRTNLMLEQTVVFCGAPAHKFIFSNENKLVQSWWPSSVDKIFPSSNQTSSMEEAIKMRKMLPNFFKPEALQRYIGMMDIIARRHFDSDWGKNDYIVVFPLSKKFTFWIACRIFLSVDDPKEVERLLERFNLVAEGLLSLPVDLPGTPFRRAINASEMIRGELIGIIKKRKIDLTEGNASPVQDILSHMLLTADDDGKFMTETDIADKILGLLVGGHDTASSACAFIVKYLAELPEVYHGVYNEQMEIEKSKAQGELLNWNDIQKMKYSWNVACEVLRLAPPLQGAFRSVLVDFMYEGFSIPKGWKIYWSAHSTHKNPEYFSDPYKFDPSRFEGSGPAPYTFVPFGGGPRMCPGKEYARLEILVFMHNLVKKYKWEMLIPDEKIIVNPMPVPEKGLPVRLFPIS, encoded by the exons ATGGAGCTTTCTTACTATGTATACTTTCTCACCATTTTCGTTCTAACAATAACTCTCACTCTAAACTTTCTTTTCTTCCGCCACCCAAAATCATCCTCCCCAACAAACCTCCCGCCGGGAAAATCCGGTTTTCCGGTGATCGGAGAAACCTTCCAATACCTAGCCTCCGGCTGGCGTGGACATCCAGAAAGCTTCATTTACGACCGAATAAGAAACTATTCATCATATATATTCCGAACCAATCTCATGCTTGAACAAACCGTTGTATTCTGCGGCGCCCCAGCTCACAAGTTCATCTTCTCCAACGAGAATAAACTGGTTCAATCATGGTGGCCAAGTTCAGTTGATAAAATCTTCCCATCTTCAAATCAAACATCTTCAATGGAAGAAGCTATTAAGATGCGTAAAATGTTACCTAATTTCTTCAAACCTGAAGCTCTACAACGTTATATTGGAATGATGGATATAATTGCTCGTCGTCATTTTGATTCCGATTGgg gTAAGAACGATTATATCGTGGTGTTCCCTCTCTCTAAGAAATTTACATTCTGGATTGCTTGCCGGATCTTTCTTAGTGTGGATGATCCGAAAGAAGTGGAGCGGTTATTGGAGCGGTTTAATTTGGTGGCGGAAGGTTTACTTTCTTTACCGGTGGATTTACCCGGAACGCCGTTTAGACGCGCGATTAATGCGTCGGAGATGATAAGGGGGGAGTTGATTGGAATAATAAAGAAGAGGAAAATTGATTTGACAGAGGGGAATGCGTCGCCGGTACAGGATATATTGTCGCATATGCTTTTGACGGCGGATGATGACGGTAAGTTTATGACGGAAACGGATATTGCTGATAAGATCTTGGGATTGCTCGTCGGCGGCCATGATACCGCTAGCTCTGCATGCGCTTTTATCGTTAAGTATCTTGCTGAGTTGCCGGAAGTTTATCACGGAGTTTACAACG AGCAAATGGAGATTGAGAAATCAAAAGCCCAAGGCGAACTTCTTAATTGGAACGACATTCAGAAGATGAAATACTCGTGGAATGTTGCATGCGAGGTTCTCAGATTGGCACCGCCTCTCCAAGGAGCTTTCAGAAGCGTTCTCGTTGATTTCATGTACGAGGGTTTTTCGATCCCAAAGGGTTGGAag ATATATTGGAGTGCTCACTCGACTCATAAGAATCCGGAGTATTTCTCGGATCCATACAAGTTTGATCCATCTAGGTTCGAGGGATCTGGTCCGGCACCATATACATTTGTTCCTTTTGGTGGAGGACCGAGGATGTGCCCTGGGAAAGAGTATGCCCGGTTGGAAATACTTGTGTTTATGCataatttggtgaagaaataTAAGTGGGAAATGTTGATCCCAGATGAGAAGATTATCGTAAACCCTATGCCTGTCCCCGAGAAAGGTCTTCCTGTTCGTCTATTTcctattagttaa